Below is a genomic region from Billgrantia tianxiuensis.
GACCGATTCGTCGCCCTCTTGTAGCGCCGTAACGCCCATGCTTAGGGTGATATTGTATGTCTTGCCCTCATGGGTCACGGTGACTTCAGACACCGCACGGCGTAGGGATTCCGCAATTTCGCCTGCCTGCTTCAGCGTGCAGCTAGGCAGCAGGACGGCAAACTCATCCCCACCCTGGCGGGCCACGTGATCACTACGCCGCACTTCCCAGGCCACCACTTGGGCAACGCGCCGCAGCATCTCGTCACCCAGGGCATGCCCACCCTCGTCGTTGATCGGCTTGAAGTGGTCAAGATCGAACAGGATCAGTACCGAGGGTGTGCCGGTCTTGGAATATTCGGCCAACGCCTCCTCGAGACGCCGCTCGAAACCGCGCCGGTTGAGTAGCCCCGTCAACGGGTCGTGTTCCGCCTCCCAGCGCTGCAGCGCCTCTTGCTGGCGCCGCTCGGTGATGTCCTTGACCATGCCCACGAAGCCCAGCGGCTGTTCGTTCCCCAGCACTTGGCTGGCATGCACCTCGACCCACAGCGTAATGCCATCGTTGCGCAGGAAGCGCATCTGTCGCACGAAATCGTTACCGGTCGCCAAGGTATGGCGCCACATGTCCCGGGTTCCTTCCTGATCAGCCGGGTGGATACGCTGCCACCACTCCCTGGCGCTATTCCACGCGTCAAGCCCAAGCAGCTCAAGCAGAGCTGGATTCAGGTAATTCAACTGCCCCTTGAGATCGGCGACGAACATGCCGATGGGGGTCGAGCCCAGCACCGCATCGAGGAATGCCTGCCGGTCACGCATGTGCTCCAGCGCCGCCAGACGTTCGTGTTCCAGGTGGTTGAAGCTGCTGGCCACCTGGCGCAGCTCATGCATATTGGTGGAAAGCTCGAGATAACGCCGCTCACCCGCACTAACCTGAGCGATCTGGCGCTCGAGTCGATGCAGGGGGCGTAACAGCCGCCTGACCAGCCAACGCATGGTTATCAATAACAGAATGGCCAGCGCCAGCCAGGCCCACCACAGACGACTCAGGAAGTCTCCCAGAGGCTCCTGAGCCTGCGCCTGAGGGATGGCCACCTTGACGATCCAGTCAGCCGGCCAGATCTGGCGATAAGACACCAGGGCTGCCTGTCCTTTTACGACCGAGGCGACGGCCTCACCCTGCCAACCGTCGAGCGCCAACGCGAGTGTGTCGGCATCGCCAAAGGGACTGGCGTCAGACTGCGCCGGGCGACGACGCGGGTGAAACAGCGGCTCGCCCGTCGCGGTGAATACCGATACATATCCCCCCCTCCCAACCTTATGCCTTCCAACCGACGGAACAGACCACCACTGGTAAGGTTGATCATGCCTCCGACCATACCGGCGAAGCTCCCCTGATCGTCGAAACGCGGCACCAGCATGAGCACCAGGGAATCGCCGCTCGCCCTACCGACGAAGGGACGGCTCACATATGGCCACGGCGAGTGTCGTAGCCTACGGAAATACTCCGTCTCGGCAGTCTCGAGCCCCGCCCGCCCCGGCACGATGGGCCAGTCCGCAAGCACGCGGCCATCGGCATCGGTCAGCATCAACCCCTCGAACCACTCCAGCAGAGCCTGGCTGTTCTCGAGCCTGACATGCAACTGGTCCTCCTCCACCCCACGCAAGCCCTGTTCGAGTCGTTCCAATGCGCGCAGTCGCCGCTCCACCTGCTCGCTCAAGCCATCCGCGATCAACTGCGACTCATAGCGCAAGTGAGTCAAGTTAACCTCGTCGACCAATTCCTCCCCGAACTGCCAGGCCAGCATCAGGACAATGCCGACGATCATCAGCCAGGTCATGGCCAATCCGGCGAGAAGGCGGCCCTGCAACGAGCAGATCGAGCGGGCCAGGGACGCGATAGGTACCGTCACGAGCAGAACTTTCCCCTTGGTCGAGGTAAAAAACGGCCTGTCAGCTCCGGATTGATGAGATGTGCCGCCTTTCCTCTGACAGCCCCGCATACAAAGCGGATGAGCTAGCTTGATTATCGGCATTGCCGAAGCGAACTTGAGACTAGGTAACGCATCAAACCATGTTACCCAACTTGACACTTTCGCCCCTCAACGAAAGGAGCCTTACAGCTCAAGTCCTGGCCGGAAGGGACGATAATGTTTCCAACCGACCCGAATTCCATTTATGAAACGGCTCAAATGACCAAAGGCAATAGACTAACCGGCAAGCACGTCCCCGTCCTTGCCCAACATCCGGCTCGGCTCGTGCAGCGAGCCTTCGAGCAGAGCCAGATCGGCATGGCCATCACCGATGCCGAGGGGCGTATCGTGCTGGTCAACGACGCCTTCTGCCATATCGCCGGAAGCGACAGATCCGAAACGACGGGTTGGCCGATCGAGCACTTCTACGTTTCCCTGCGCACCCCCTGGCAACTGCCGATGACGGCCGATACCCCGCGGAACCTGGCGCACTCCTGGCAACAGGAAGTGCTCTGCCGCAGGGCGGATGGTGAGTCGGTACCGGTACTGATGACGGTCGACACCCTGCTCGACGAACATAAGAAGCCGCGTCACCTGGTGCATACCTTCGTGCTGCTTACCACTCCCAGCGGCGAGGTGCTCAAGGATCGTCATTGGATCCACCTTGATCCAATGACCGGCCTGCCCAACTGGCTACTGCTGAGGGATCGCCTGAATCACGCCCTGGCCCAGGCCGAGCGCTCCGATTCCACTCTTGCCCTGCTATTCATCGATATCGACCGCTTCAAGGCCGTCAACGATGCGGTGGGGCACATCGAAGGCGATCGCATGCTTGGCGAACTGGCTCAACGCCTTCAGCGCGTAGTGCGCAGCAAGGATACTCTAGCCAGGCTTGGCAGCGACCAGTTCGTGGTCCTGCTGGAAAAGGAAGGCGCCGCCGAAGCGGCGCAGGCGGTGGCGGAACGCCTGCACGAGGCACTGGAGCCTCCCTTCACCTCCGGGGATCGCTACCTGCTGATGACGGCGTCGATCGGTATCGCGCTGTATCCCACTGACGCTCAGGATGACGAGACGTTGCTGACGGCGGCACGCAGCGCCATGTACATCGCCCGCAAGAAAGGCCCCGGTCGCGTAGCTTTCGTCGACCACCGGCTGACGACACGACTCAAGGAAAAGCACCGCCTCGAGAGCCTGCTCAGCGAAGCCATCCATATGCCGGACCAGCACTTTGCACTACAGTACCGGCCGGAGCTGGATCGGCATGACAATCTTCGCTGCACCGGCCTGGAAGCCATACTTCGCTGGAAGCAGCCCAAGCGCTGGCAGCATTCACCTGCGCACTACCTCGAGATGATCGCCCGTCAGGGCCTTGGCGTACGCCTCAATCGTTGGATGATCCAGAAGGTCATTGCCGATCATCGCCAGTGGCTCACGGATGATTCCCCCTTGAGCCAACTGCCGATATCCATTCACCTGTGTGAATCTCATTTGTCTCACGACACGTTCGATCGCCGACCGCTGGACCATTTCCTGCGCCATCAGGACATGGACTCCTTCGAATGGCTGACGCTGAAAGTACCCGCACAGGGTCTTGGTAACGACCTAGACACGGCAACGCATATGCTCAAGCGGCTCGAGCAACTCGGTATCCGCCTCGCCGTAGAAGACTTCGGCAGCAGCCCCATCGACCTGAACTGGCTATCTCGCCTGCCTCTGCACAAGGCAAGCATCGACGTTCGCCCAATCGAGACCCATCATGGATTGCGCCAGATAGAGGCTTCATGCCGAATGTTAAACGCACTCGACATCGAACCCGTGCTCATAGGCATCCATGACGAGAACCTAGCAGATCGGCTGAAAACAGTTTCGGCTCACCTGGTACAAGGCAATCACTATTGTCCTCCCCTGGCTCCCGAGGCGCTGCAAACATGGCTTGACGGGCGTCAGCCGCCCAGCGCATGACGCCAGGCACCCTGTGCCGGACAGGACGGCACCAACCTCAACTCCGATACGGCTCCGGACTATCTGTGCAAGATCGGGCTCGGGCAAGATCGAGCTTCTCGGGAAAGGCCGGAGGAAATGCCGCCAGGTAGGCATGGCTAACGCGCAGTATCCTGGCATCGTCATGCTTGCCACCCGCCAATTGAAACCCCACGGGCAGGCCATCCGGCGTAAAGCCGCAGGGCACGGATGCGGCAGGCTGTTGGCTCAAGTTGAACGGGTAGGAAAAGGGCGCCCACTCCTCCCAGTCACGCATGCCACTACCTGGCGGCACGTCATGGTTCAAGGGAAAAGGGCGCACCGCCACCGCAGGCGTCATGACCAAGTGATAGCGCTGATTGAAGTGCTCGAGCTTCTCCGTCAGCCGCGCCCTGTCCTTTAGCGCATAGAACATGTCCAGCGCGCTCAACCTCTCGGCGCGCTTCGCGTCTGCCACCATACCGGAATCGAGCAGCCGACGCTGTCGCTCGTCATGCTCGCGATATACGGCAAGTGAGGCGGTGAACCAGAGCGTATTGAAGATGCGTATGGGAGACTCAAAGCCAGGATCTACTTCCTCGACCACAGCACCCAACGTTTCAAGGCGGCATGCGGCCTGGCGCACGCATTCGGCAACCGTCGGCTCCACCCGGGCATAACCCAGCGTGGGTGAAAAAGCGATGCGCATACCCTCCAAACCCAAGCCAAGCTCTTCTCCCCAGTCAGCCGGCTGGCCACGCAGCGCATAAGGGTCGCGATAGTCGTAGCGACCTATCACATTGAGCATGCGCACCGCATCGGATACGGTGCGCGTCAGCGGCCCCAGGTGAGAAAGCGACGCCTCTTTCGACCGCGGCCACTCTGGCACCCAGCCGAAAGTGGGCTTGAAGCCGAACACGCCACAGAACGATGCAGGGATGCGAATCGACCCGCCTGAGTCTCCTCCTTGGTGCAACACTCCCATGTTGAGCGCCGCCGCCACCGCGGCACCTCCTGACGAGCCGCCAGGCGTCAGCCGCGTATCCCACGGATTGGCGGTGGCACCGAATACGCGATTGTCGGTGATGGCCTTCCAGCCGAATTCCGGGGTATTGGTCTTGCCCAGAATCACAGCTCCAGCCTCACGCAACATGCGTGCCGGAGGAGAATCCCGTTCGCAGGGAGCTTCGGATACCGTCAACGAACCCTTCCGCGCTGGCAGCCCTACCGATTCGGTCAAATCCTTCAATGAAACGGGCACGCCATCAAGGTGACTCAACGGGCGGCCCTTGCGCCAGCGCCGGGTCGAAGCATCGGCAGCGGCTAGCGCCCCTTCCCTGTCGACCACAACGTAGGCATTGACGGTGTCGTTGAAACGATCGATACGCTCGAGCGCAGCACGGGCGGCTTCCAGCGGCGAGGCTTCGCCACGCTCGAAGAGTTCGCGTAGTTGCCCAGCATCCATGATGCCAAGATCGGTGTCGCTCACAAGAACCTCCGTTTTCCCAGTGAGTCCTCTACGATTGTGGGAAAAAGCCGCCCATGAGGGCAAATTGACGCAGTCCTCGAACGATTCGACCTTGTCACGCAACCCACCCCTTGGCAGGCAGCGATCATGAACCTTGCCGACGAGTTCACGCCCTAGGTCGTAGCGCTGAGCGATCACCTGCCCCTGCGCACCAACCAGTTGCCTACCGCCAGACCAGCAGCGGCGGCCGTTACTGCCAGCATGCCTTGGTGCAGCCGTGGCGAACGATAACGGCCATCGATGCGCCGCTCTCCCTCGGGTGGCGCGAACAGATTGCCCGATGACCTCGATTGTGGCCGAGCCCGACGTAGCGAGAGATCTACCAGGCTGCCGTTGAGCAGGCTGTAGCCGGAATGCACTGCACCAACGGCGACAACAAGGCGGGTAGACCGACATAAACGCTGTGCCGTGGCTGTCGGGCAAGTCTCGCGATCGCCCTGGCCGTACGACGCGGATCGTAGACTGGAGGCACCGGTTTGACATTGCGACCGGTGAAATTTCCCCATCGCGAAACCCTGGCGTATCCATGACCGAAGGATAGACATTGCAGATGTGGATCCTTGGCCAGCGTCGCAGCTCGCCACGCAAGCTTTCGGCGAAGGCGCGCATGCCAAACTTGGCCGCACTGTAGGATGCGGCATAAGGCTGTGGTGCCCAGCCGCCCAGCGACACATTGTTGATGAGAATGCCGTGCCCTTGACGCTTGAAGTAAGGAATCACCGCATGGGCCCCGCGCATGCCGCCCAATAGATCGGTCTGGACCACCTGTTCGTGCGCCTCGAAGGGAATCTCCTCGAACACACCCAATGCTCCAATCCCTGCGTTGTTGACCCAGACATCGATGCGACCCGCTGTCTCGAACGCATTCCTTGCCAGTCGCTCCATTTCGCCGAATTGGCTGACATCGGCAACCAAGATCCTGGCCTGCCCTCCCAAGCGGTGACACGCTTCCGCCACATCATGCAGCGCCTGCCGATCCCTCGCCGCGAGGAACAGCGCCACGCCACGCCGAGCAAACTCATAAGCAGTGGCTCGGCCGATGCCACTCGATGCCCCCGTCAACACCACAACCTCGCCACTCAGCTCAGGCATATTCATCCCGCTTCTCCTCCTTGAAGACCTCTTTCCGTTGCCAGTGCCCGCCGGCTCCGCCCTACTCGCCAGCATGCTCAACATGCTCCCAACGTAGTCGACGGGGGCATGCAGAGCCCGCCGAAGCGTCATCGGCTTTGTATCGAAGCGTTGCCAGGAACTACGCTAAGTAAAGAAGACTTAACCAATGACAAGGCAAAAGCCATGAACAAGGCATTGGCGGCTGCCGTCTGCCTGGCCGGCATCGGTGCCGGTGTCCATCTGCTCAACACTGCAAGGGATCAGGCGGTCACGGTCGATCCGGAGGATCTCACACCGGACCAACAGCGCTACTGCGAGAAGGTCGAGCAGTGGTACAGGGAGGAAATGCTCGATGTCGCGCCGAAGTGGCGTCTCGGCCACCCTGACGAACAGGGCACCTATGCACAATGGTGTGCGGAAAGGTAGCACCTCGCGGCGAAGATAAAGAAAAAGCCGCTTGGCACGATGCGCCAAGCGGCTGATTCGTATAGGCTTGTTGGTGGAGCCTAGCGGGATCGAACCGCTGACCTCAACACTGCCAGTGTTGCGCTCTCCCAGCTGAGCTAAGGCCCCACATATTCTCGCCCGGCGAGAACGAGGCGTACTTTACCTACTGCGGCGGGGCCCGTCAAGAGCAAGTCGCGGAACTTTGCCTTCGTTGATAAAGAAGGAGAAATCGGGACACCCATTCAATTTCCCTCGCCTCACGAGTATGGCAAGCTTGCCCTGAACAGCTTGGGTTCTCGGTATCGCATCGCGGAACTCGCTTCAAGCTCCGCAGCGGCTCTGCTCGTTGCCGCAAGCTATCCGTAATGACGAGGAATGTCAGCCTTGATCAAGGTGCTCATTGTCGACGATCATCATCTGGTTCGCACCAGTATTGCTCACCTGCTCGAGAATGAAGAGGACATCGACGTAGTGGGCGAGGCTGCCAGCGGAGAGGAAGCCATCACTCTGTGCCGCAAGCTCAAACCGGACGTCATCCTGATGGACCTGCGCATGCCAGGCATCGGCGGTCTCGAGGCCACCCACAAGATCATGCGCAACAATACCGATGTTCGCATCCTGGCGCTGACAGGTTTCATGGAAGACAATTTCGCCCAGCGCATGCTCGAAGCCGGTGCCGGCGGATTCATCAGCAAGGACACTCCCGTACCCGACATGGTCGAGGCCATTCGCAGCGTCTTCGCCGGGCATCGCTACATCAGCCCCGACATCGCCCAGCGCCTGGTGCTGTCCCGCTTCGATTCGGAAGAGAACCCATTCGACAAGCTCTCGCAGCGCGAACTACAGGTGGCCATGATGATCGTCAACTGCCAGCGGGTCTCGGAGATTTCCGACCGGCTGTTTCTCAGCCCCAAGACCGTCAATACCTACCGCTACCGGATCTTCGAGAAACTCGGCATCGAGACTGACGTGGAGCTGACACACCTGGGCCTGAAACATGGCCTGGTCGACGGGTTCGACGCCACCAACTGAACGCGCGCTTCTGGTAAGCTATGCCACCATGCCAGACAGCCACAGCACCATGACTTTCGATTCGCGGCAGTTCCTTGCCAATCTCACGCAGGCGCCGGGCATATATCGAATGCTCGACGAGCGCGGCGACACGCTCTACGTTGGCAAGGCCAAGCGGCTGAAAGCCCGCCTGGCCAGTTATTTCCGCGGGGCGCTCAATGCCAAGACCCAGGCCATGGTGGCACGCATCGCGGA
It encodes:
- a CDS encoding amidase, with protein sequence MNMPELSGEVVVLTGASSGIGRATAYEFARRGVALFLAARDRQALHDVAEACHRLGGQARILVADVSQFGEMERLARNAFETAGRIDVWVNNAGIGALGVFEEIPFEAHEQVVQTDLLGGMRGAHAVIPYFKRQGHGILINNVSLGGWAPQPYAASYSAAKFGMRAFAESLRGELRRWPRIHICNVYPSVMDTPGFRDGEISPVAMSNRCLQSTIRVVRPGRSRDLPDSHGTAFMSVYPPCCRRWCSAFRLQPAQRQPGRSLATSGSATIEVIGQSVRATRGRAAHRWPLSFATAAPRHAGSNGRRCWSGGRQLVGAQGQVIAQRYDLGRELVGKVHDRCLPRGGLRDKVESFEDCVNLPSWAAFSHNRRGLTGKTEVLVSDTDLGIMDAGQLRELFERGEASPLEAARAALERIDRFNDTVNAYVVVDREGALAAADASTRRWRKGRPLSHLDGVPVSLKDLTESVGLPARKGSLTVSEAPCERDSPPARMLREAGAVILGKTNTPEFGWKAITDNRVFGATANPWDTRLTPGGSSGGAAVAAALNMGVLHQGGDSGGSIRIPASFCGVFGFKPTFGWVPEWPRSKEASLSHLGPLTRTVSDAVRMLNVIGRYDYRDPYALRGQPADWGEELGLGLEGMRIAFSPTLGYARVEPTVAECVRQAACRLETLGAVVEEVDPGFESPIRIFNTLWFTASLAVYREHDERQRRLLDSGMVADAKRAERLSALDMFYALKDRARLTEKLEHFNQRYHLVMTPAVAVRPFPLNHDVPPGSGMRDWEEWAPFSYPFNLSQQPAASVPCGFTPDGLPVGFQLAGGKHDDARILRVSHAYLAAFPPAFPEKLDLARARSCTDSPEPYRS
- a CDS encoding diguanylate cyclase domain-containing protein, which codes for MTKGNRLTGKHVPVLAQHPARLVQRAFEQSQIGMAITDAEGRIVLVNDAFCHIAGSDRSETTGWPIEHFYVSLRTPWQLPMTADTPRNLAHSWQQEVLCRRADGESVPVLMTVDTLLDEHKKPRHLVHTFVLLTTPSGEVLKDRHWIHLDPMTGLPNWLLLRDRLNHALAQAERSDSTLALLFIDIDRFKAVNDAVGHIEGDRMLGELAQRLQRVVRSKDTLARLGSDQFVVLLEKEGAAEAAQAVAERLHEALEPPFTSGDRYLLMTASIGIALYPTDAQDDETLLTAARSAMYIARKKGPGRVAFVDHRLTTRLKEKHRLESLLSEAIHMPDQHFALQYRPELDRHDNLRCTGLEAILRWKQPKRWQHSPAHYLEMIARQGLGVRLNRWMIQKVIADHRQWLTDDSPLSQLPISIHLCESHLSHDTFDRRPLDHFLRHQDMDSFEWLTLKVPAQGLGNDLDTATHMLKRLEQLGIRLAVEDFGSSPIDLNWLSRLPLHKASIDVRPIETHHGLRQIEASCRMLNALDIEPVLIGIHDENLADRLKTVSAHLVQGNHYCPPLAPEALQTWLDGRQPPSA
- a CDS encoding diguanylate cyclase yields the protein MSYRQIWPADWIVKVAIPQAQAQEPLGDFLSRLWWAWLALAILLLITMRWLVRRLLRPLHRLERQIAQVSAGERRYLELSTNMHELRQVASSFNHLEHERLAALEHMRDRQAFLDAVLGSTPIGMFVADLKGQLNYLNPALLELLGLDAWNSAREWWQRIHPADQEGTRDMWRHTLATGNDFVRQMRFLRNDGITLWVEVHASQVLGNEQPLGFVGMVKDITERRQQEALQRWEAEHDPLTGLLNRRGFERRLEEALAEYSKTGTPSVLILFDLDHFKPINDEGGHALGDEMLRRVAQVVAWEVRRSDHVARQGGDEFAVLLPSCTLKQAGEIAESLRRAVSEVTVTHEGKTYNITLSMGVTALQEGDESVETVLARADEASYKAKADGRNTVVITTVDDDLIDSLW
- the uvrY gene encoding UvrY/SirA/GacA family response regulator transcription factor, which gives rise to MIKVLIVDDHHLVRTSIAHLLENEEDIDVVGEAASGEEAITLCRKLKPDVILMDLRMPGIGGLEATHKIMRNNTDVRILALTGFMEDNFAQRMLEAGAGGFISKDTPVPDMVEAIRSVFAGHRYISPDIAQRLVLSRFDSEENPFDKLSQRELQVAMMIVNCQRVSEISDRLFLSPKTVNTYRYRIFEKLGIETDVELTHLGLKHGLVDGFDATN